The nucleotide sequence AGCGGTCATACTTATCGGCCAACCTTGTAAAAGGCTTAACAGAGGACATTGTCGAACATTCACTTTACGAATACATTGAACGTACGCTACAGTTTTCAATTGGCACTGCGACCCAAACACTTGAAGCGACGATTGCTAGTGAAGAAGATGCTGATTTCTTACATGTTGACGTCGGAGCCGCATTACTCGGGATTCAGCGCTTAACAAAGCTTGAGAACGGTACGCCACTAGAAGTCGTCTATTCTTTATATCGTGGCGATCGATATAAATTCATGATCGACTTGAAACGATAATCTTCCTTGGAGGCTAACACGTGATGAAATACTTTCAGGAAATTCACAAGCTTTTGCAAACCGTTGAAGAAAACGAACAAGCATCCATTCAAACGGCTGCTGAAAAGCTAGCCAACTGCCTTGTAAACGATGGCATCATCCACGTCTTTGGGTGCGGTCACTCCCATATAATCGGTGAAGAATTGTTTTACCGCGCGGGTGGACTCGCTCCCATTAACCCGATATTTTATGAAGATTTAATGCTGCATAAAGGGGCAGAGCGCTCATCGACACTCGAACGAACAAGTGGACTAGCAGAGGATATATTAACGAATGTCACAATTGAGCCACACGACGTATTTTTCATTACTTCTGCTTCGGGCCGAAACCCCGCTCCCATCCAAGTAGCAGAATTAGCGAAAAAAAGAGGCGCCTACACGATTGGCCTTACATCGACAACGTATGCAAAAGCTCAAGCCTCAAGGCACCCGAAAGGTATGTATTTACACGAAGTCGTCGACCACGTCATTGACACGCACATTCCCGTCGGAGATGGTCTCATGAAGCACGATCCGCTTAACATTCAATACGCCCCAGCCTCCACAGTGATTGGAACAGCAATCGTCGGAAGTATCATTTCAGAAACCATCTCCCTTTTAGCTAAAAATGGGCATACCCCACCGGTCTTTCAAAGCGGAAACCTCGATGGTGCGGACGAACACAACCGAAAACTTATTGAAAGATACCGGAACCGTATTCCACACTTTTAAAAAAAACCGAAAGCCAAAAGTCATTTGTGACATAGGCTTTCGGTTATTATATAGTTCTTTTTAAATTAGATTTTATTTCGCACTTTAACAAATGAACCTTAAAAATTGCTTTCAAAATTGCTTTGTTGAATAATATTTTCTGGCTCCATTTCAGTCCATTCCTCCACAGTCATATCGTTATTATCCAGCAATTCATCCAGTATTCTGTATCCTAATCCATAGCCATATAAAAATGGGTAGGTACCTCCCCCTCCTATCATTACTTTATTAATAAATGAAGGATCCGTAGAGTTTAGTGAATCCTTTAGTCGTTCCCAATAATATTCTTCTTTACCTTTTTCAATTTCAGGTACCTCTGCCTCTGGGTATACCATTTTTTTAAAGGTCTCTGCCTTCCCCTCAAACATTATTACATCAATCAAAGTTGTTTCGTTTATTGCAAAGTCATAATACTTATCGGTCCATACACTATGATGATATTCATGAGCAATTGTACTAGCTAAATCAAGCTTTGATTTGAATGATGTTTCTTTATATAAAACTGTGATTTTCCCTTTACCTACGTTCACTGCTTTTGCGGGATCTTGGTGAGATATAGAGGGAAATATGCACACATTGGTATCTGGACCGTTTAATAATTTCGCAGACTTTTCTAACGCATGCTTTACTTCTTTCTCCATATCTTCCTCGGACATGTTTTTACTAAGTTTCTTCAATTTTTCTATGTCCTTTTTTGGGTGATTTAAATAATAATCCATTATTGCTATGTATTCTCCATTTTCAAAACAGTCTTCCCACACTGGGGCTATTACTTCGTTATGAAATAATTTAATATAATCCTCTTCATTATCAACTTTTTGCTTTTCTACTTCGTTAATGTAATTAGGAATCAACTTATAAGCAGAAATTATTTTAAATTTTTGCTGCTTATCTGAATGGTTTAATAAAAATTCTTGAGTAATCGTATTATCCTCTTGATTCTCATTTGATTCAAATTTCTGACATCCAGTCAAAACTAGTAATATAGAGACTGCCACAAACACCATTCTCATCAAATTCCCTCCCCATTCCAATTAGTTAGTATGAGTTCTAAGATTTAGATAAGGGATGCTATCTAAACAGTAAACAAGAGCTTTTTAGGGATAATTGGTTCATGTTTCCTGCTTTAACAATACGGAATTTACGCTAATTCTACTTCGACACATATGTTTTATATCACTTTTCAAATAGATCATCTCTCTCCACTTTACAAATACGTAAAGAGAATGATTGATACCATTCAGCTTTTCCTCTTTCTTGTGCAATTTTATGAGCTGAATGGTTCTTCCATTTGTTTATCGATTCAAGTGAATCCCAGTATGAAACTGTTATGCCAACTTCCGAGTCTCGTGCACTTTCTATTCCTAAGAAACCTTCTTGTTGAGATGCTAGTTTAATCATTTCATTTGCCATCTTTGCGTAGCCATGATCTCCATTTGTTCGCTGGGACGTAAATATTACTGCATAGTAGGGTGGTTGAGGTGTTTTTGCAATTCTCTCCATTAGTTTCCCTCCATTCAAATTCCACTTGGAAAATGAAATAAGACATAGTTTTGGGTCCACATTTCACTATGAATGATTATTTCTCCTTGTTCACGTTGAAAAAGGAATCCTGAACCGATTTGTTCTTTAAAAGTCCACCCTCTATTCTTCATCCATTTTTTCAGATGATCGTATGCCTTTCCTTCATCCATCTCACATATGTACCATTGATAACCGTTTTCTTCAGTAATTTTGACCATTCCGCGAGAAGTAGCCTTGACCTGATTTAACACTTCATACTTTGATACAGAACGAACAGGAAGTGCTGGGACGTACATTCTCATATAAATCGAGATTCCACTACGAACGCATTGAAAACTAGGAAAATAACAAAGAAGTTCTCATTCTGTTTTTCTTCATTTAATATCTCCTTCATGTGATGACTTGTTCAATCATTTGTAGTTCCTCATTCGACCCGAAGACTATGATTCTATCGTTTTCACAAAGTTTCGTATCAGCACTTGGATTGGTTATCATGTCATTTTCCTTTAATACCGCTACAACAGTCACTCCGAAGTTGGTACGAACTTTTGCTTCTTTTAACGTTTGACCGACAATTGGGGATGTTTTTGATAATGTAATTTCTTCAAATCCGTAATCTTTCGTTCCGACATGGAGCATCATGTCTACGTAATCCACACTTTTTGGTTTTAAAAGCGATAGCACCATTTGCTTACCGCTAATCGTGTGAGGAGTTATGACGCGATCTGCCCCTGCACGCATTAATTTTTCTTCGGTCGATTTCTTTTCAGCCCTTGCAACGATTGTCATGATGTTATTCAGTTCTCGCGCTGTCATTGTGATGAATACATTTTCGGCATCATTCGGCAAGGTCGTAATAAGCCCCGATGCTCTTGTAATCCCCGCTTTTATTAACACTTCCTCGTCTGTTGCATCACCAATAATATGATGATGATTGTCTGTGACGGCTTGTTCATTTTGTTCAATGATAACGGTTTGTATGCCCCTTTCTTGAAGTTCAAGCATAACTTGTTCCCCAACACGGCCTACACCACAAATGATCATATGATTGTTCATCTTATCAATTTCTTTTTCCATCTTTCGTCTCCTTACTGCTTGTGAAAATTCACCTTCAATGATTATAGCTGTGACGGATCCGATGACATAAGTGACGATACCAATACTAATGGGAATGATTAATAGTGCAAATACTTTCCCTTCAAATGTAAGAGGGACCGCATCGCCGTACCCAACCGTTAAAACCGTAATCACCGTGAGCCAAAACGCATCAAAAAAGGAGATTTTTTCAAATATCTTAAATCCGACCGATCCAATCAGCGCGACTAGAACCATTAACGTTACACTAAGCTTTAAATGCTTGAAAACATTCATAATTATTCTGATTTCCTTTTGAATTTTAGACAAGGTTGACCTGATGCACGTAGTACAACAACGGACGGTATTGCCTTCGACTTCATTTGATAAGCCTTACACCCTCTCGGATGTGCTGGATCCCACGTTACGTAAAAATATTTACATTGAAAACAGTTCACTTTCTCCATAAACGACACCCTAACTTTTTCTTTACTACTTTCATTATAATAATCGAGGAAAAATTTTACTAGAAATGGTTGGTACTTTATTAGACAAGTAGTTACGACTTAAGAAAAGGAATGATTTTAATAGATGGATCTTTCTTGTACTCTAGTTTTCGATTCGTGAGTGAGGACTCTCTATGTGCGGGGGGCACTCTCCTGTGGGCGGACTGTTCTCCTCAATGCGCGCACTACTCTTCCCTATGCGCGGACTCTTCTCCTCTATGCGCGGATTTCACTCCCCTATGCGCGCGGATCTCACACCTATGCGCGACTTCAGACCCTCTATGCGCACTGCTCTTCCTCTATGCGCGGATTTCACTCCCCTATGCGCGGACTCTTCTTCCCTATGCGCTCCCACCTCACACCTATGCGCGGATTCCACTCCTCTATGCGCGCGAATCTCACACCTATGCGCGCGAATCTCACACCTATGCGCGGACTCTTCTTCCCTATGCGCGCCCACCTCACACCTATGCGCGCCCACCTCTCACCTATGCGCGGATTCCAATCTCCTATGCGCGGACTCTTCTCTCTATGTGCGCGGATCTCACACCTATACGCGGATCTCCTTCCTCGCCATCTACTATAAAGAAAAAACCCAGCATGTGCTGGGTTTTTCTTATCCTTTTGTTCCTCCGGCTGTTAGGCCTGAGATGAGGTAGCGCTGGAGGAAGAGGAAGACGGCGGCGATTGGGACGGCGATTAGAATGCTTCCGGCCGCGAATCGCGTGAAGTTGTTGGCGAATTGGTCGTTGATAAAGTTGAATAAGCCGAGTGCTAGTGTGAATTTTTCTGGGCTTCTTAGTAAGATACTTGGCAAGATGAAGTCCGTAAATGGCGCCATGAAGTTAAAGAGGGCCACGACGGCTAGTATTGGCTTGGCAAGTGGGAGCATGATTTTGAAAAAGACGCCTAAGTGTCCTGCTCCGTCGATGCGTGCTGCTTCATCGAGTTCTTTCGGAATGGTGTCGAAGTAGCCTTTTACGAGCCACGCGTTAAATGGGATTTGTCCTCCGACGTAGACGATGATTAAGCCTGTTAATGAGTCGAGTAGCCCAAGCATGTTTAATAAGATGTAGAGGGCCACCATCGCCATTAACGCAGGGAACATTTGCAAGATTAAGAATGTGTATAAGCCGTATTTTCGCCCAACGAAGTGGTAGCGCGAAAAGGCGTACGCGATGAGCGCGGTGAAAAAGACCGATAGCACGCTGTTGGCTAATGCGACAATTAAGCTGTTTTTGTACCAGATTAAATAG is from Bacillus kexueae and encodes:
- a CDS encoding sugar isomerase domain-containing protein, translating into MKYFQEIHKLLQTVEENEQASIQTAAEKLANCLVNDGIIHVFGCGHSHIIGEELFYRAGGLAPINPIFYEDLMLHKGAERSSTLERTSGLAEDILTNVTIEPHDVFFITSASGRNPAPIQVAELAKKRGAYTIGLTSTTYAKAQASRHPKGMYLHEVVDHVIDTHIPVGDGLMKHDPLNIQYAPASTVIGTAIVGSIISETISLLAKNGHTPPVFQSGNLDGADEHNRKLIERYRNRIPHF
- a CDS encoding DUF2268 domain-containing putative Zn-dependent protease (predicted Zn-dependent protease with a strongly conserved HExxH motif), coding for MRMVFVAVSILLVLTGCQKFESNENQEDNTITQEFLLNHSDKQQKFKIISAYKLIPNYINEVEKQKVDNEEDYIKLFHNEVIAPVWEDCFENGEYIAIMDYYLNHPKKDIEKLKKLSKNMSEEDMEKEVKHALEKSAKLLNGPDTNVCIFPSISHQDPAKAVNVGKGKITVLYKETSFKSKLDLASTIAHEYHHSVWTDKYYDFAINETTLIDVIMFEGKAETFKKMVYPEAEVPEIEKGKEEYYWERLKDSLNSTDPSFINKVMIGGGGTYPFLYGYGLGYRILDELLDNNDMTVEEWTEMEPENIIQQSNFESNF
- a CDS encoding antibiotic biosynthesis monooxygenase family protein; the protein is MERIAKTPQPPYYAVIFTSQRTNGDHGYAKMANEMIKLASQQEGFLGIESARDSEVGITVSYWDSLESINKWKNHSAHKIAQERGKAEWYQSFSLRICKVERDDLFEK
- a CDS encoding potassium channel family protein, which encodes MNVFKHLKLSVTLMVLVALIGSVGFKIFEKISFFDAFWLTVITVLTVGYGDAVPLTFEGKVFALLIIPISIGIVTYVIGSVTAIIIEGEFSQAVRRRKMEKEIDKMNNHMIICGVGRVGEQVMLELQERGIQTVIIEQNEQAVTDNHHHIIGDATDEEVLIKAGITRASGLITTLPNDAENVFITMTARELNNIMTIVARAEKKSTEEKLMRAGADRVITPHTISGKQMVLSLLKPKSVDYVDMMLHVGTKDYGFEEITLSKTSPIVGQTLKEAKVRTNFGVTVVAVLKENDMITNPSADTKLCENDRIIVFGSNEELQMIEQVIT
- a CDS encoding sugar ABC transporter permease, which translates into the protein MNVKLKSRLEVSFIYLFIAFMFVIIAYPLLWTIGMSLNPGTSLYSAKLIPENASLEHYKWLFTSPQSDYLIWYKNSLIVALANSVLSVFFTALIAYAFSRYHFVGRKYGLYTFLILQMFPALMAMVALYILLNMLGLLDSLTGLIIVYVGGQIPFNAWLVKGYFDTIPKELDEAARIDGAGHLGVFFKIMLPLAKPILAVVALFNFMAPFTDFILPSILLRSPEKFTLALGLFNFINDQFANNFTRFAAGSILIAVPIAAVFLFLQRYLISGLTAGGTKG